The stretch of DNA GCTACGTCTCTGTGaatacactgcacacacacacacacacacacacacacatacacacaatttgtttttggttgtgaATTCTTCCCTAATAAAAGGATCGGTGGATGGAGATGTGAAGTGAAGATGAACAATGTAATCGAATGAAATACCCATCACAACCCCTCCACAAATGATTTCACACCCtttatcatattttctttcaaaaaaaatcaataccaTAGCAAACGCTGttatcactcacacactcactgagtgACAAAATCACTCACATTTTTGGCAGCTAAAAAGTCCAGGCCCTGAGCCACTTGAAAGGAAAACCTCAGCAAGTCGTCAATGTCCAGTGGCCAGTCACCAGTCCCCTCACACACAGTGTCTACGCATGAGTCGGACAGAAAGTGTCAGAATCACCCAGGGGCAGGGAGTTAAACACGCCATGGATTTTCAACAGCATGTTGCTGGATATGTTTGAGTGAAATTGGGGGAATCGTTTCACCTTGACGCGATTCTGCACTCGGCAGCTGGCTGGGCCTCATCTCCATGTAACTGCTCGATGATGCAGTGGAGATCCCGCTGTCGCTGTCGGATGTAATTGAATACAAAACGAGAGACACAGAGTGGAGCATCAACAGAAACCGTTGGGCAGTTTCACTTGGAGTCCATCATTCGAATGCAGATGACTGGAGACGTACCTTCTAATGAACTGTTTCTGGCTGCAGATGTTCTTGTAGTCGTTTGAGCTCTCCATGATGTCGGGAATGTTCATGACAAAATTCACAAACGTCTCTGCCTTGTGGCGAAGGAAGTTCAGGAGGTCGCCAAGGCTGCAGTACTCTGTGATCACAAGCACTGGTCCTGATGAGGAAACAGACCATGTTGAGACACTTTCAAcaaataaaagtgtgtttgcatgcaaaTTACTTGGTTACACTGGATTTTCCATTTGCTGGCTGACTGAGAAATTCTGGTAAACATGTCTGACCTCCATAGGTGCAGGCTCCCAGTAGATTGACGATGTTCTTGTGGTGTCCAAGGTGGCTCAGGATCTTCAGTTCAGACATCAGAGCCTCCCTCTCATCTGAATGGGCACTGGCTACGTAGGCGTGATACAGATTGTCATCAAAATCTCACAGTATTGAATCTGATCGTGTTTTGCGATTCTGCTAAGCGGCATTTTCAAATGCCTAAATCCAACACTTTTCACGTTAACCCGGAACGTTCTCAGATATTCCAGTCACTCTGACTTGCTCATGTGAACAAAAGGTCTCTTTGTGCTGCCGTAGTTCTGAAAAACCCCTCACCTTTCAGCATTTTCACAGCCACACGCATCACATTGTCTTCCTTTCCCAGGCCGAAGGCTGTGGCCTCAACAACCTTCCCGAAAGCTCCTGCGCCCAGGATCTTCCCTGTTCAGACGGGAAACAGGAGAGTGTGTTGAGGTTAACAAAACCTCCTTTTCTCcagtcaaatttaaaatataatataatatttcgTCATTATTACTATTCCATTATGGTTAAATCTAATATTGTATTTAAATCTCATTGTTTGATAAattaatcatttgtttttcctgatgtACTGAATAATGGCAAATGATCCAAAATTTGAACATTTACGAGCTTTTGAGTCAGTTTAAGATAAAATGCTGCAAACCGAGCTTCAGCTTGTCTCTGGGGAACTCCCACTTCTCGTTGTACGGCAGCTGAGTGGGGTCAATGAAAGTGTAGTTGTTTCCAACTCTTGCCTCAATGATCTTCCAACGGATCTCATACCTGGgcttctgaaaacaaaaagtatgtGTAGAATCAAAAGCATTCTCAAATGCAGGATGTCTCTTTGCACTATTTGAACATCTAAACAGTAAATAAGCAtatcaaaaaacatatttaagtATATAAGTATATCTTACTTGCTTATatttgtaaaacagaaaaaccagGAGCACAAGGAGGATGGCCAGTATTCCTGCTGCGCCAGTCAGAGTGGAAGTGAAGAGTTTATCTGTCCAATCAAAGAAAGATCAATAATTAAGACTTTAACCCTTAGTCAGATGTCATGGAAGTTGAAATTATCTTATTTGCATTTGTAGATTTGTGATTTGTATTAGAAGAGATTCATCCAGTGTAACAAGACTTCCAGCCACCAAGAAATCGACCAGCTGACCATTAGAAAGCAATTTTACAAACCAGAAATCTGATTCTCATTTGAGTCTCATCCATGTGACCGTACGATAACAAAGTACAAAGACCGGCATCACATCTTTCAAATAAACACCAGCTTCAAATACTCACCAGAGACCTCCATGGCAAAGGTGTCGCTACTGACACCGACAAGGTTGAAGGCCACACACTCCACCGTCATCCTCTGAGTGGACGGCCCCACGGTGAGGACGCTCTCCACCTCCACGGCGCCGTACTCCTCACGCTGGACCTCCACTGTGGGAGCCTGGAGAGGGATTGCCATCTGTAGCCCTGAGGTGTTTTCATTGCACCTGCCTCATTGCAACACATATTCAGTTAGCCAGAGGACCCAAACATCACAGGAGTATTAGCACTATAACCTCACATCCTTGCCTACTATGTATCGTGTAATACACACAactttaaagacatttttgtgACTGCCGTGCCGTGTGCAGTGATACTTACGTAGGCCGTATCCCGAAACATTGGTACCAGATGATCCTGGGAGCAGGATAGCCAAACGAAGTGCAAGTGAGTGTGGTTACATTTTCCCATCTCACCACAGCAACAGGTCTCTCTGCCAATGAGGAAAGATTAGGGAAAAGTTAGCTTTGCTACATTGCCAAAATGATCTATCAGATTATTCTGATCTGTAGGATCTACAAATAAACTGTAATTGTCCTTTTACCAAAGAGTAAGTAAGACTGATTATGTCACAACAACACGTGTTTTTGCTGCTTTGCCTTGTGTTTACATCACTTACGATACATTTGGACTTGGAACGTGATGGATGCATTGGCCAAGTCACTCCTGGCATAAAAAGTGTACTGGCCCTGCTCCTGTGCATTCATTCTCTTCAGCTGCAGGGTTGCATGGTATCTATACGGGGGAAAATAGACAAAAGGTTCTTTACACTGAGAAAAAGAGGAACGTCTACAGATTCAGAAGTGACTAATCCTGTGATTTGTATTCAGACATTTCCTATGTATCCTCTCAAAGTACGTCAATAGGCTAAAAAGAGAACACCACTCTTCCCTCCAGCAACAGTTTCATGACCTGAGGAACTATAATGACCTTGGTGTTCCCTGTCAAATTCAACCAAAATGCACCGCCAGCATTTTTCCAGAGTAGCTTCTCCTTCCTGTAGTACacttgtttgggttttttttgtttgttttttacttcaaCTGAGAAAGCTCGAGACGTGCAGTTTTCACGAGAGACCACTTTTGTCTGGACTGCACCAGCTTAGGCCTTGGGGTCATACCTGTTGTTGTATCGGATGAATCTGTGGTCCTGTGTGGACGTGTTGGGAGATGTTGGCGTGTGCCATCTGTGCTCTATAATGTGAGGATAAGCCTCGATGAGGACACTGAGCTCCAGATCTTCTCCCTCATTCACCTCGACTGAAAGACCCTGGTGGGCCAGTTTGGGAGACAGCTGGGGCAACAGCCTGATGTAGGGCTCGTCTGTTCAGAAGAATCAAGGGACATATTTTCAGCTTGTTGTCATTTATCAGTGGTTAAAAGATGCTCCAGGCTTTTCGAGTTTCAGTCATGGCAAGTGTGGTTGCGTCTTACCCACAACCAGCAGGTATGTGGTTGAACTGTTCACCCCTGCTTCATTAGTACCGATGCAGGAAATATTTCCTGTGTCTGCCAGGTCAACAGTAGAGATGGTCAGTATGCTCTGAATGTCCAGGCGGTTTTCTCCACTGGAGCGAACCCTCTCCTCGATGGTTGGTTTCtgaagataaaaagaaaaagttaaaatccTGCCACTGTTAAGAAAGGTCCCAAAATGTTTGCTACTGACCGACTTGGTGGTGTATTTCCAGGTGACGTTGTAGTTAAAGTTGGGGTTGTGTGTGGTGCAGCGAATCTTAAGTTCCTCCCCAACGATGCGCACATATTCATCAGTCTCCAAGAAGACATATGGAGGGAAACGAAGCCCTGGAACAATAAATGAGTGTCAAACGGGATACGCTTCACATAACTGCAAAAGTTCAGTCAGGACCTTAGTTATATTAGTTATATTTGGCTGTACGGCTGCTGCTCTGTTCTGGAACCTCCCTGCCCTATCCACGTGCATACATGGAAAGCCTGAGGTAGGGAAAGCACACCTCCCTATCCTTCCATAAGCCTTGATGGAAACTTGAGGCgagcagcagctaaagacccccagtgcagaacagagcaggcatcaatgacaacacatgacattgattgAGTCAGACAGTATGaaaaaaggaggtgctggggtggaggcgggtTGCCAAGTGACTGGCATTGAAAGCAGGATGCGTAggcaggttaaagcagcttaaatagagcTCGACATGAGCTTTGCCAACTGAATGcgtagaagaggatcagctgggCCGTCAGCTGATGTGAGCCGGTatagagatctctactgtcagctgaggTGCTGGATCGTGGCTGAGCTTGACTTcgtggcctgcctgaactaacgctGTGCTGAACTTTTGGTTGGTTGATCATTTCTACATGTATGAGCAAAATAGTTCTCACTCTGAATGACGTTGATGGAAAAGGCCTTGGACGTCCTCTCCACTCCGTTGACCCTGGCCGTGCAGACATAGTCGGCGTTGAAGCTAGGGTGGAGGTTGTGGATGAGAATACCACGGTGCCGGTCAACGGTGAAGTTCATCTCTGGTGGCACGCTGGTGCCATTGTCCATGCGGAGGCCCAGGTCTGTGGCTGCTGGGTTGGTCAGCAGGCAGGGCAGCAAGTAGTCCTCACCCTCTTTCCTCACCACCCGCAGGGATGTGCTGCTGGTCCAGAACACACGGCTTGGATCTAAAGGAAAGTGATGGGGAGAATTTATTGTATTATGGAATATATGAAATTTACCatgaggaaaagagagagaggtataACCAGAATGGACAATAATTCATCCAAGTagttacaacaacaaagagagctAGTCCTACAGTTCCGTGAACAGGAAGACAGTAGGACTTTCATTTATCTGCACTCACCTTGTACGTACACATGCACTGAGGACGTCAGGTCACGCTGCTGAGACCCAGCAGTGTAAAAACACTTGTACGTCCCAGTGAATTCTGCAGAGGGGCGCTCCACCTTCAAGGTGCGGACATTCCCATTGCCCTTGGACACAAAGCGTTTGTGTTTGGCGAGCCTGGTTTGCCAGTTGACAAACCCGTCGCCCTCACACCTCAGATCAAGAGGTTTCCCAGGTGTGACCACCACCTCAGAACTCCCCACCACCTCAGAGTTTAACTTTATCACTGGGCGCCTCCATACTGCTGAGAGggaatgaaaatatgaatgaataaatgcactTATTTACTTTTCAAGCAACAGAAACACGGGGAGATTAGTGTGagaacaaattaaacaaaatagaCTATGCTGCCTAAGTTTCATGGACAGTATTTTAgctcttttttggtttttaccCCCTAACTATTCATGAGGTGATTCTCtttggtcattttaaaataacgGAGAACTCAGAGACGTCTCATCTGTTCCAGGATTCAGATTTACTTTGGATGTAATCTCATGAATTCAGGAAACAGATTGAAGACTTGGACTAGAATAACATCCCTCAGTCCGTCTCACTTCTGCTTTTCATTATGTGTCTATCTCAACACTGCATGGTGGTATAAAAACTggaaaactaaaagaaaaagaaaaaaagggacaatttAAAATCTGTTGCCCTAATATTTAACACCATcatcaaacatttacaaatagAAAATGGGGTGATATTTTACAGCCAAATTTCAGGGAGACGTTGCAAAAAGTCCGGGACAGGGAATAATACAGTACTGTAAGTTTTAGGGGTGAAGAACAGGGCTCTCTTTGTTGACTTGAGGATTTGGAAGATTGTAGAAACTCagccagaatttttttttattatcgtTGACTACCTTTCCTGTAAATAAACGGTTTACTTTCATTTCGGATCGAAACTACTCTTTTGACAAGGGTAATAAAAGTTTCCATCTATTCATCAGTGTCTTTTGGATCTTGAAGCAGAACTGAGATTCTatgttcagcattttttttttcatccatcacagcgcacaacagaaaaatgcaaCTTGAAACCAATCagcatttcattaattttccCAGAACATCCTGAAACAGTTACCTGTCACCCAAAGTCCCTCTCCGGTCATCTAAATGAACTATTCATCCAACCTCAAGATGACCCTGATTACACCTCACACAGTAATACACCAAAATGCAAAGCTGTGGAACCGTGGTTGATTCATTCAGCCATAATTAAACCGAACAACAGACGCCTTTATGTGCTCGAATGCAAATACATGAAATTGCAATTCGACACCCGGCGGGTGAAATCCATATCTGTTGTGCATAGAGTCAAACAAAGAGAGTAATAAACAAAGTATCTCAACAATGAGCCCAAAACAACTCATGATGCTGCACTTGTTCTGCTCATTAGACACAACAGCGTGTCAGATCGCAGATGGAGAAGTGCACAGTGTTTCCAGCTACTCTGCACTGACCACGAGTTTGTGCGATGTGTATGGTAAAATCATGAGAGCATTATTCAAAAGAATGTTTGAGCAGATATTTTGG from Scophthalmus maximus strain ysfricsl-2021 chromosome 9, ASM2237912v1, whole genome shotgun sequence encodes:
- the csf1ra gene encoding macrophage colony-stimulating factor 1 receptor isoform X1, with product MQPYLALLLGIVASAASAVWRRPVIKLNSEVVGSSEVVVTPGKPLDLRCEGDGFVNWQTRLAKHKRFVSKGNGNVRTLKVERPSAEFTGTYKCFYTAGSQQRDLTSSVHVYVQDPSRVFWTSSTSLRVVRKEGEDYLLPCLLTNPAATDLGLRMDNGTSVPPEMNFTVDRHRGILIHNLHPSFNADYVCTARVNGVERTSKAFSINVIQRLRFPPYVFLETDEYVRIVGEELKIRCTTHNPNFNYNVTWKYTTKSKPTIEERVRSSGENRLDIQSILTISTVDLADTGNISCIGTNEAGVNSSTTYLLVVDEPYIRLLPQLSPKLAHQGLSVEVNEGEDLELSVLIEAYPHIIEHRWHTPTSPNTSTQDHRFIRYNNRYHATLQLKRMNAQEQGQYTFYARSDLANASITFQVQMYQRPVAVVRWENVTTLTCTSFGYPAPRIIWYQCFGIRPTCNENTSGLQMAIPLQAPTVEVQREEYGAVEVESVLTVGPSTQRMTVECVAFNLVGVSSDTFAMEVSDKLFTSTLTGAAGILAILLVLLVFLFYKYKQKPRYEIRWKIIEARVGNNYTFIDPTQLPYNEKWEFPRDKLKLGKILGAGAFGKVVEATAFGLGKEDNVMRVAVKMLKASAHSDEREALMSELKILSHLGHHKNIVNLLGACTYGGPVLVITEYCSLGDLLNFLRHKAETFVNFVMNIPDIMESSNDYKNICSQKQFIRSDSGISTASSSSYMEMRPSQLPSAESRQDTVCEGTGDWPLDIDDLLRFSFQVAQGLDFLAAKNCIHRDVAARNVLLTCRREAKICDFGLARDIMNDSNYVVKGNARLPVKWMAPESIFDCVYTVQSDVWSYGILLWEIFSLGKSPYPCMAVDSRFYKMVKRGYQMSQPDFAPPEIYTIMKMCWNLEPTERPTFSKISQMIKRLLGDQPEQEQLIYQNVQQQVTEGEVCDESKCCNGPCDQSCDHEEEEQPLMKTNNYQFC
- the csf1ra gene encoding macrophage colony-stimulating factor 1 receptor isoform X2 — encoded protein: MQPYLALLLGIVASAASVWRRPVIKLNSEVVGSSEVVVTPGKPLDLRCEGDGFVNWQTRLAKHKRFVSKGNGNVRTLKVERPSAEFTGTYKCFYTAGSQQRDLTSSVHVYVQDPSRVFWTSSTSLRVVRKEGEDYLLPCLLTNPAATDLGLRMDNGTSVPPEMNFTVDRHRGILIHNLHPSFNADYVCTARVNGVERTSKAFSINVIQRLRFPPYVFLETDEYVRIVGEELKIRCTTHNPNFNYNVTWKYTTKSKPTIEERVRSSGENRLDIQSILTISTVDLADTGNISCIGTNEAGVNSSTTYLLVVDEPYIRLLPQLSPKLAHQGLSVEVNEGEDLELSVLIEAYPHIIEHRWHTPTSPNTSTQDHRFIRYNNRYHATLQLKRMNAQEQGQYTFYARSDLANASITFQVQMYQRPVAVVRWENVTTLTCTSFGYPAPRIIWYQCFGIRPTCNENTSGLQMAIPLQAPTVEVQREEYGAVEVESVLTVGPSTQRMTVECVAFNLVGVSSDTFAMEVSDKLFTSTLTGAAGILAILLVLLVFLFYKYKQKPRYEIRWKIIEARVGNNYTFIDPTQLPYNEKWEFPRDKLKLGKILGAGAFGKVVEATAFGLGKEDNVMRVAVKMLKASAHSDEREALMSELKILSHLGHHKNIVNLLGACTYGGPVLVITEYCSLGDLLNFLRHKAETFVNFVMNIPDIMESSNDYKNICSQKQFIRSDSGISTASSSSYMEMRPSQLPSAESRQDTVCEGTGDWPLDIDDLLRFSFQVAQGLDFLAAKNCIHRDVAARNVLLTCRREAKICDFGLARDIMNDSNYVVKGNARLPVKWMAPESIFDCVYTVQSDVWSYGILLWEIFSLGKSPYPCMAVDSRFYKMVKRGYQMSQPDFAPPEIYTIMKMCWNLEPTERPTFSKISQMIKRLLGDQPEQEQLIYQNVQQQVTEGEVCDESKCCNGPCDQSCDHEEEEQPLMKTNNYQFC